From a single Spinacia oleracea cultivar Varoflay unplaced genomic scaffold, BTI_SOV_V1 SOVchr0_044, whole genome shotgun sequence genomic region:
- the LOC130465079 gene encoding uncharacterized protein — protein sequence MCKQSIYNCIFYRMCSAFRSYKRLGGQSKGTKLTWIPAQCAQQPGSLDCGYYVMRFMYDIIMNHGNSQDLTKDFSRTLPYSAEEINEVKDFWADYFMNNVEFLA from the exons atgtgtaaacaaagtatatataattgcatattttatcgaatgtgtagtgcttttcggagttacaagagactaggtggacaatctaagggaactaaattaacatggattccagcacag tgtgctcaacaaccgggatcactagattgtggctactacgtcatgcgttttatgtacgacataataatgaatcatggtaatagtcaagatcttactaag gatttttcaagaacattgccttattcagcggaggagattaatgaggtgaaagatttttgggcagattacttcatgaacaatgtcgaatttttagcttaa